The Vanessa cardui chromosome 9, ilVanCard2.1, whole genome shotgun sequence genome has a window encoding:
- the LOC124532398 gene encoding WAP four-disulfide core domain protein 2-like, with product MEEKMLRLCFVVIATSVALASCLGSCPPTLSVDVCEATCGPQAPCNSTTLCCPTACGGAMCVDPMTQRHFVTLVKKGRCPEYPRGVWICSHTCTGDSDCPRALKCCPNRCGAQTCQRPDADEETPQPI from the exons ATGGAGGAGAAAATGTTACGGCTGTGTTTTGTGGTTATCG CAACATCAGTGGCGCTAGCTTCATGTCTTGGTTCGTGCCCGCCCACTTTGTCAGTGGATGTCTGTGAAGCAACCTGTGGACCACAGGCGCCATGCAACAGCACAACTCTCTGCTGTCCCACAGCCTGTGGTGGGGCGATGTGCGTCGATCCGATGACACAGCGACATTTCGTTACATTAG TTAAGAAAGGTCGTTGCCCTGAATATCCCCGTGGCGTCTGGATATGCAGTCATACTTGTACGGGTGACTCTGATTGTCCGCGCGCGTTGAAGTGTTGTCCTAATCGATGCGGGGCTCAGACGTGCCAGCGACCAGATGCAGACGAAGAGACACCACAAcctatttaa